The following nucleotide sequence is from Solea senegalensis isolate Sse05_10M linkage group LG19, IFAPA_SoseM_1, whole genome shotgun sequence.
CAgcagtgtgatttatttttgagttttcttAATTGCAGTAGTTCAATAATTAGTCGTAATTTTTAATCACATGCTTAAAATAGTATTCCTCTGTGAAAGGTTTGTTTAAAGTTTGGTCCGAAACAAATGACAAGGATAAAATGGTTCGAATGTTAGATCTTTGATTTGAACTTGCCTGTTTTTCGCCGTGTTATCATGAACGATCCTCCTGTGCAGCCGTCATGGCGCAGGCCGGAGCTCACCTGACCTCCACTGCTGTGAACGAGCAGCCGTCAGTGTTTGAGGTGCTGGCACAGGAGTCTCTGATGGAGGCGCTCAAACCTGCACTGAAACACGCCGTCAAGGTTTGTGTTCACTCCACCTGCAAACACTCAGTCATTACTGTTTGACGGCCTAATCTTATCAAACCCAATGTGTTTTATACCTTTAGGTTCTGGCAGAGTCCAACCCGTCGTGTTTTGGTTTGCTGTGGCGCCGCTTTGATGAACTGTACCTGCTGCTGGACCTCGTCCTCCAgaaccacttcctgtctcactgtagcgcctccttcTCCGAGAACTTCTACGGCCTGAAAAGAGTTTCTGGAGGACGGGGGGTTCCTCTCCGCCTGGGGCTGCACAGGAAGTCACACTGGCGATCCCTCCTGCTTCTGTGCGTGGTGCCGTACCTGCGGGCAAAGCTGGAAGCGACGCTGGCAAAGCAGAGGGACGAGGAGGACTTCTCCATCCAGTTGGCACGCAGCAGGGGTCAGAGGCTGTACAGAGCAGCTGTGGCAGCGTACCCTTATGTCAGCACAGTCTGGCAGGCCTGGATCTTCTGCCAGCAGCTGCTCTATGTCTTTGGGGTCGCCAAGACCCATAGTCCTCTGCTGTGGCTCGCCAGGGTGAGACTGGCACGACTTAACGCCCAAGATATCAGAGACATGGAGCTGAAGAGCAGTAACACTGTCGACCTCCTTGACAAGAGGTACATTTCAGTAACATCACATTCAcagtctgtgtctttgtccctCTGTCCTTCTGTGTTGTTTCAGGTAGAAACACTTACAAAGCCCTGTCTTATGATGCTAAAGACAATTCCTCCCTTTTAAATGAATCTGCAGCAAACAATTAACAACTCTTACTATGAATTCACGTCCAGATTAAACTTTGAAAGTCGAGTGGTGTGACTTTAGTGGAGGTTTTTAACTGACAAGGTTCAAAACTGAGCATCAGTCAACTCAGTAAAGTAAGGCCGTGTTTCTATCATCAACTGGTGAATCTAATGtaaaacacagtcagtgttaAATCCACCTAACAACATGTGACTGTTGCTCTGTTTGCAGTCTGCCACAGAGAGCCTGGTGGTTGATGTCACAAGCAGCGAGGGGCGTGGCCGTCTCTCTCTCGTCCTCCCTCTCCCTGGGCGTCTTCTTCCTGCAGTTTCTGGACTGGTGGTACTCCTCCGACAACCAGAGCACCATGAAGAGCCTCACCTCGCTGCCCGCTCCTCCGCCTCCCCTCCACCTGCAGGAGGACGGTGGCGGCTGCGGAGACAAAGAGGCGGAGCCGGGCTCTGACAACAGGAGCTGTTATCTGTGTCGGAGGCCGTGCACTAACGCGACGGTGCTGTCCACGTCGGGCTTCGTCTTCTGTTACCGCTGCGTCTACGTGTACATCAAAGCCAACCGCCACTGCCCGGTCACTGGGTATCCCACTGAACTGCAGCACCTCATCAAGATTTACTCACCGGAGAGTTGAGAccagtgtgatgtcatcagtgcaCGCTCTGTTAACATCATCATTGTGAAGAATCAGGAACTTTGTATATAAGACTTTTTGAGCTAATtgacatgtaaaaatgaaaattctattttataataaataatttaaaaaatcatgCTAAATCTCAGTTTaatgaattcatctttttttaaaaactacatttacaCTGTTACAGTTGAGCTGAGATACTGACCAAGGTCGAAaccttgatgatgatgacgaaaCTATCGTCATCATCATGTGGAATACGCTCCAAACTGAACTTAAGTTGCTTGTGAAACTTTTATTTCAGCTTTCCGCTCTCTCTTAAAAGacagtgcctgtgttcttaaaCTGTTACTGCAAACATAACTCCTGCACTTTATTTGTCCATCTCGCTGCACttttatcattttcaatttcactgtttgttttgtaaagcgttatctcactgtttcttatgctgcctttcttggccaggtcacccttgtgaagGAGATCTTGTCATAATTACTAGCgttgttgtggacactgtccaccgTCTGTCTCGCTCTCCgctgttgacgtgagattccgtgccgAACAacgagcgagtaaagttaagcaagagagagcaaatgacgccgtgatgcctgggaaatgaacaTTTCAACATCGCagggacaatcacttgtcctgATGCAGAGAGTGAGTTGCCCTCTCATCTTAAACTGTGTCcgcacattcggtccttgaatttgatggaattggtcctggaaagtcctggTTTGATGTCgatttattatgaaaataaattggATAATTTAGGTTTAAATATTCCTTTTCAAATGTCAGCCGTTCTTGATGTTGTTTATGTGTAAAGACgcaaacagcagagagagaggaggaaaatagCGGCGAGTGTCTCCCTCCTCCGTTTGTTGCactttgcagtctcaccactagatgtcactaattgttACACAGTGGATCAGTAAAATCGTCACCGCTTGTGTGAAACAGGACATCCGTTTGTTATCGGCAAATGACACAGTCAGTGAATTGCTTTATTGAGTTTCCAGACAAGTTTAACAACAGgcccacttaaaaaaaaagagaagaaaaatcaacaacaaataaacaaaataaggaTCAACGTCACAACATTACAGTGAGActaataaaaaaaggggggaggggggaggggcttcatcaaaatgtccacaaaccctGAAATAAAACTGAGTGTAAAGAATCGCAAGAGTCACGTTCCCTTTTTAAGCTCTTGTAACACGACAGGAAATgagaatgaggaggaagaggaagaggctgaAAGTAATAATCATCAGTAATAGTCACAGTAATAGATTGCTCGAATAGCGTGTATTGCACATGTGTACGCACAAATATGCACTTCTATATACATGTGAGTCAGAAACAACCAAACACGTATCGTCGCAACAGGAAAGAGTCTGCAGATAAAATGACAGCGGGGGACGTAATCAGGAATGTGCTTTGTGTGATCGGTCAccacgacgacgacgatgacaaACACCGGTTCAACGGTTCGAGCGAcggggtcacacacacagagagagagagagagagagagagagaaacagaaggaggtaaaaacagagagaagcCAGTCACGCTGATACTGAACCTCCTCTGGCCACAGGAGTCCAAATATACGCCCCACCCCCACCCAACCAATCACAGCAGGACACTACAGTTACACCACAGTATCAAACAGAGcaagaaatatacagtattatgtaGCAaaatagtctgtgtgtgtgtgtgtgtgtgtgtttgcgtgggTTTGTCGTTTAGGTTGTGAGGACAAAATCTGAATCTACACCAACGTAGTGAGGACATGTTgacattgtgaggacattttcgcAGAGGTCGCAACTTAAAGTGGCTTTTTGACGACAGGACTTGATTTTAAGGCTGAGGTTACGGACGGTGAGCGCGTTTGAATGCTTGATGGTGGGCAGAGCCTGATGCTTGGTCCTACAGGCGGTTGCTAAAAGTTAGCACTGCCACAACGCTGCACTCTTTGAGTTTAAGATTTGATTGGCTAGTGcctgtgttgtgatatttgtagGACATGTTTTGATTGGCTGTTGCCAGTTTTCAGACATTCAGTTCACCTCCACTGTTAAGGTGGACTTTACACGTCACTTTAACACTTGATGGTCGTTGGGCCTGACGCTGGAGGTAGCTATCAGAAGATACCGGTAGAACAGGCACACCAGGCAAATGCTCGGGGGCCCTGAAGAAAACATGCGGCTCACCACCGCTACATCAAAACCCGCTTAATGTTGGGAGGATCAGTGAGACAATGTCTCACCTCTCCAAACACGCTAACCAGCATGAGCCACATGTGACCTGTGAGTGACAGTAACTACTGATGCCTGCTGGAGTGCAATGAGAAGAAGTGTGGGCCACACTTAGCTTCTTTCCCTGGGGGCCCCCGCAGAGTCTAGGATCGCCtttgcagcagagcagcagctctgctggTGTCCTAGCTAACATGGTAGCAAGAGTTGCTACTTTTGTTAAAGTGACGATGACGTCATGTTGGGTGGATTTTGTCTGACGACAAAACCCCAACAAAAACAGGGACAATGTCTCCAATGTTGCGCACGTGTGAGGCAGCTGTTGGGGTTAGAATTAGGGTAAAGGTACGAGGCTAACGTTAAACCCATGAGTGTGCAGTCCACAgtccttggtgtgtgtgtggtagcaACAGTAAAGCTATCACATTGcggttgaaaaatgttgaccggTGTTTTGAcaaatgtggaaatgatgatgttgtcaaatgtcttgttttgtccacaaaccaaaatgattcggttttaatgatttctttgttagatggagcaaagaaaccagacaatattcacatttaagaagcggaaaaatCCAATTTatcaatgatcaaaataaatgacgattcatttagcaatcgattaataatccTTGCAGCTCTGGTCCAAACACactacactgacacacagatgGATAAATCCATAAATCTGCTGATGGATCTACACCATCTCTTCATTTCACCTGACTGACAATAAACTTAAGTGAACGCTATAAAAGGAGCTGCACACATAATGTAagctgtgctgttgttgttgttgttattgttgttactaTGGCTACGCTGAAGATGGGACATTGTGgtctctccgtctccctctctgttcctGGCAACAGGGTCTTAGCAGTGTTTGTATTGCTGTGAACAGATGAGACTCAGAGGTAGCAGTGTCACTGTGGACATAAGACACGTCTCACATGGCATTCTCCTCCACTGATGCTGCACTTTTTAAAATCCTCTGttagacagaaaaacacaaataaactgtgCATCCCACACGGTTGCAGACGGTCCCTGGAGGACAAGTAGCTTCCAGACTTTTACACGTCGTCAGTGTTGCTGTCGAGTGCGAGGCTGAGCGCGCACCGGGGAGAAGCGTCTGATGATTtgtcagttttttcttttttggagggAAAAGTGAGACGACACATTTCTGACAAAAAGCTGAGCCAAGcagaaaaatattaaatcctcttaaaaacaaaaaggaatcTGGAGCTCGGACGCCGTCACATCACGACTTTCTCAATTCATAATGAGAAAAGAGTTACTGAGGACTAAGATaaaggataataaaaaaaaaattaaaaaaagaagtttgtttttGGTCGCAAACAACTCCCAGAGAAAGTGTCTTCCTGTTTTTGGTTCACCGTTCACTGACAAGTGACTCTTCTCTGCAGGGCTGCCAGTGCCATCTTTGGGGGAGgtgaaataagatttttaaaatgagtgtAGCTACTAAAAAGTCACTAATGCCgcgtttccaccggctctactcgcctcgccttggcacggttaagttgtgtttccaccagcATAGCAACCTGAGGTGATACCATGtgtgacgtgtgtcgtcagactgccgtcacaggaagagacgtccgacacaagaaccaagccgaacaatgccgaactgtagatcagttaaaaagacttaacaatcctgcaaatgtgcgttaatctccaacaatatTGAgaaggtacttttttttgtagtggagatgcaacttAAACCGAGGCGAGGCGGGGCGGGGCCATAAGATGACTGACAACTTCCAAGTTTCTCAGTCGGTTCAGTTGTGACCAAACCGGAACTGTGGTACATGAGCGGCTGCAGGGCTGAGGAAAATCACTCGCTTTAATCCCCACTGGACTAAGAACAAAACTGGACCAACCTATCTTGACCTTTTGTGCAGACGCTGCTGTGCTGCCTGTCTGGTTCtgttctgaggaactggtttgttcacctccaacaacaacatcatcatcatcatcaaccaaCACCACcagcaacatgacaacatgtccACGGCatctgtaacacaaacaaacaaacaaacaaacaaacaaagacacggCGGCGATCCGATGACGTCAGTGCTTACTTCCTGTCACAACAGCGGAAACCTCTCCAACATCAACAAAGAATATATCCATAAATCCAATCTCATTGGATTAAAACACTttacataaatatatttaagtacggttgtgtgtatgtgtgtatatgtgtgtgtgtgtgtgtgttatttttgtataaaaaaagaaaagagaaagtattttgttatttatacacATACGTATGTACAGATATAGAAAAGTGACCACACCGAGTCTGCTGTGACACAGGACAGGACAGTATTTACATCAAACAGGTAATATTACAATTTATGGGGGTCGTCGCGGTGTTTGAAAGCCACACCTCCTTTCACGGAGGAAGGgctcaggtcacatgactcccGAGCAACACGAGCGAGCGGGACTGATAGAGCGGTGGCGGCGGTCTGCTGCTGTGATGGAGTTCAAAACGTGCGTGAAACACTGAATACTGCTAAAATCGAGCTGATCCTGAGACACGTTCACCAGATTCCGTAAAAAGGTCTGATTGAATATTTCTGTCGGCGTGAGGACGAACATTCAAGCGAGATTTTACCGGACGTTTCTAGTGTGTGATGATGGCTTCAGAGGCTTTTCCTtccttcaaaacaacaacagtctgTTGGGAATAGCTGACATGAGACATATCGGATAAAATACAATTCTTAGcagttttaatacatttctgaGTAATAgctcatgtttcttttttcccccgtcTCTCTCAAGGTTGCTTAATAGTGAGATAAGAACAACTTAAGGCATCCAGATGAAGAAACAAAGACTCCAAAATGAAGCGACTGAAACGAcagctgattgtgtgtgtgtcagtgtgtttcttCAGTCTTGATTGCTGGTTGGTTTGCTGAGGTGCTGCGgcggtggtggcggtggtggtggtgacggTGCTCTGTGGTTTCTGATTTaatggttttgtgttttgtttttttttctgtggatttaaaaaaaggcacctagttcctcctcctcctgtgctcGTTTAAAAACAGGACGTTTCGTCCACTGAGTCGCGGTCACTGTTTGTCcgtctcgctctctcgctctctctctctctctctctctctctccggcGCTCCAGCAGACACACAAGAGGACAAGTCGTCCGCCTGCAGTCCGACATGTTGTTGCAGCTTCTCCACAGTCATCACAGTCCCTCAGTGGAAAGAGAGGAGGTGGGACTACATATAAAGACAGAAGAATGATTGAAGGGGGCGGAGGGGAGAGATTCAGTGGTGCTGTGTACAGGTAGTAAAAGTTCAGAGTTTACAAAGTGTGTGTCCTCGCTGACACTCCCCTCCTCTGGTTTCCATGGAGATGCTAACAAGTCGTCTGCTCCTCCCGGGGCTGATGGACCGCCACACAAAAGAGACATGTGCCAAGCTGTCGACAGCCCCGCCCTCTCTTGCCTCCGTAATGTTCTCCTCGGCCAATCGGGAGTTCTCCTCGATTGGCACAATTCCGCATGTGTGTACGTCGCACACAAGTTCCGTAGAGGAAtaagaaaaggaagaggaagaggaggtgctAGAAGGAGGTGAatgtggagttttttttgtgtgcttccTGTTTAGGCTCCTCCTACAAGACAGGCTCTTCTTCCATGGGCTCCTCTGCGGACCTGTGGGCCGTACGTTCAAATTAAAATTGCTTTgccaaaacaataataatacaatttaagATTAAATTGAGACTGTGTTAAAAAATCTTTAAAGTTGAATTAATTGGCAACAACATGCACAATCGGGCTATTTAATATGGCTGGAAGAACCTGTAGCATTTGGTGGCTAATGTTAGCCCATTATAAATGATGCAGTTTACTACGTTATGCCATGAATAAGAAAAGGTTACCATTTCAGTCACAGTTTTGACACTTCAGAGATAAAAGTGCACTTTCTTgcatataaaatacacaatggTGTACCTCAAGGGTGAGTGTTAGGGCCCCTAATGTTTCGACACGAGTATCTATTATTTGCACAAGCTCAGaattaaaacaggaagcaaCGACTGTTATTTCCTGCTGATTTTCTCACCTGCCATAAATTGTATCCTCCTTCTAAAAGCTCAGATGTTGCATTCATCTATAATATCTTTAATTTAATCTCGTCCATCAAGTTTTGTCAACTGAGCATCTTCAAAGACAAATCTTAAAAAAGTGTCTCCCCTATAATCTTatttaaaagagacaaaaccTGTTCAGATTCACACATGTTAAATTAAACCAAATAAGAGACGTGAGGTTAGTGAAACATCTGCGCTGAACAGACGGGGGATAAGTGGGAAAATCAGTCACTTCCATAAACCCTCATGTTAATCACTGTGTAACAAAAGCTAACGATGCGCTTGACTAAAATGAATGTCATTTATACCTTAAGTGTCAGTGTTAGGGCCTTTTAGTGTTTATGCACTACACCTGgaacctgtctgtgtgttttaataaccAGCTTGGACTCTCATGTATACCTGCTGGTTTCTGAGCTGCCAGGTACAGACCCCGGCTGCTCTACATCCACACTCAGGGAGGCCATGGCGCTGACCGTCTCTGCCTCGTCCTTCTCCGACTGGCCCTGAGCGCTGAGGGGGCCGTCCAGGAGCGAGTGGCCACTCGTCTGAGACAAAGACTGAagacaaggccagtgtttgcCTGCAggacaacagagacacagagacagacagagacagagagagacagggattGGGAATGAAGATGTGCTGCAGCTTTTCCTCTAtgtatcaatgtgtgtgtgtgtgtgtgtgtgtgtgtgtgagtgtgtgtgtgtgtgtgagcttctTACTCTGGATCTCTATTACTTTCTCCAGAGAGGCACAGGCTTTTGGACATGGTTTCTCCTGAGGCCACTGATAAGTTGAGtcacactgagagagacagagagtgtgagCGCTCACTGACACGTAAACATGGAAttatcacaaacaaacaaacaaacaaacaaaccctgatTAAAAACAGCGGCTTGTGGCGTTGTTGCTTTTTTGTCAAGGAATACTTTACAGGAATACTTTACAGGAATACTGCACAGGAATACTGTAAGGGAATACTGTACAGGAATACTGCACAGGAATACTGTACAGGAATACTGTAAGGGAATACTGCAAAGGAATACTGTAAGAGAATACTGCAAAGGAATACTGTACAGGAATACTACAGGAATACTACAATGTACAGGAATACTGTACAGGAATACTGTAAGGGAATACTGCAAAGGAATACTGTACAGGAATACTGTACATGAATACTGCAAAAGAATACTGTAAAGGAATACTGCAAAGGAATACTGTACAAGAATACTGTAAAGGAATACTGTACAGGAATACTGCAAAGGAATACTGTACAAGAATACTGTATAGGAATACTGTAAAGGAATACTGCAAAGGAATACTGTACAGGAATACTGTACAGGAGTACTGCAAATGAATACTGTACAGGAATACTGTAAAGGAATAATGCAAAGGAATACTGTACAGGAATACTGCAAAGGAATACTGTACAGTAATGCTGTAAAGGAATACTGTACAGGAATACTGCAAAGGAATACTGTACAGGAATACTGTAAAGGAATACTGCAAAGGAATACTGTACAAGAATACTGAACAGGAATACTGTACAAGAATTCTGTACAGGAATACTtaactgatttgcatttagctttgtgttactagtatttttgaagaattgtgcttcccaacctcagtttcccctgagtcaagaaatgtcttcattcttttctttgttacgtggctACCAGTGAcactgttagcgtaactgttagcaaagatggcggacactgtttatgGAATGTGGCCATTTAAACTGTGTGCTAATGTATTTAAACACCACCACACACAATAATAAGTATAATTATCGTAAATCATGGCAGTGCTGTGAATGTGCTGGtgtcaggtcacatgaccaacTTATTATTAAGGAGATTAGGAGTTACCAACTGTGAATAAAGAGTCAGCTGAATTAGGAATAAGTGTTGACTGGTGAAACCATTTTGTTTACGCTAGATGACAACATGAAACAGAAGTTATGATACTATGaacaaacctggcaacctcaCTGTAACACAAAACTCTGTGGGGTGTTCTGTGAAAGGTCATGGCACCCAGcattcttaaaataaaacacttaataaTTCTTTTATGCAAAGTTTATATTAGTGAGCTAAGTTGACCCTGTCCTCCTATATAGctatgctaagctaggctaagcTAACACATCCTGTCTTCTGCTCTGTGTTAAGTctggaagaaaataaatgaatgaaaaaacaatgtaaagaaatacagttattatttgtaacatgtaataaataaaataaaatttataTATCGTCTTTAAAAGCACAAgttaacaatgaaaaacaagaaaaacgtGACAGAAAAtccccaaaaaataaatataaaagagaaaagcaagaaaacaacaacagagggagaaagacaaaaacacgtATAATTGAAACGGTGAAAACAAAAGTTCACTCTACAGAAGTTAGATCTACACTGTGCtcatgtgaaatgaaaacatgaataactGACTCTGTGTCTCACCATGTCTCCAAGAAGCGCAGACACACAGGCCTCTGACGCGTCACAGATGGCGGTGAGTTCATGACCGCCCTCCAGCGCCATGACGACCCGCCCACCGGCAAGACCCATCAGCAGCTGCGTCAGCTGACCAAAacctgccaacacacacacacacacacacacacacacagcaacagttaacaaaaacaatgatttcTGCAATCCTGTCAATCAGACAGAAGCCAAACGCCTGccctggtctggtctggtcacCATGGTAACTAGTTTGGTACTCACACTTGGCGGAAACATTGTAACCTCCTAGAGGAGACTGATGACCCTCGACTGCATCAAAGCCTGCAGACACCAGAACCACATCTGGGCTGAACTGCTGAGCGATGGGCATCACCAcgctcctacacacacacacacacacacagcagacattttaaaacatgtgctcaacaggaagaagaagaagaagaagaagaagaggaggaggagatggagacggCGAGGAAGCACGTTTACCTGAAGGCAGTCAAGTACTCCACATCACCCATAGGGGGCTCCACTCCTCCAGTCCATgctatgtttacattaaaaccaACACCAGCACCTGATCcaacctgcagagacacacagagagtgtggcAGCTGTTTTTATCCATGTGAACATTTATGATTGTGTATGCTGTTTAAGACTggatacaaacaaataaacaaataaataaataaataaataaataaataaacaaacaaacaaataaataaataaataaataaatgttttatatcatGCCACAACTACCTGAGACAAATTTCAATTCATCCTATTATTGcaataattgttattta
It contains:
- the pex12 gene encoding peroxisome assembly protein 12; this translates as MAQAGAHLTSTAVNEQPSVFEVLAQESLMEALKPALKHAVKVLAESNPSCFGLLWRRFDELYLLLDLVLQNHFLSHCSASFSENFYGLKRVSGGRGVPLRLGLHRKSHWRSLLLLCVVPYLRAKLEATLAKQRDEEDFSIQLARSRGQRLYRAAVAAYPYVSTVWQAWIFCQQLLYVFGVAKTHSPLLWLARVRLARLNAQDIRDMELKSSNTVDLLDKSLPQRAWWLMSQAARGVAVSLSSSLSLGVFFLQFLDWWYSSDNQSTMKSLTSLPAPPPPLHLQEDGGGCGDKEAEPGSDNRSCYLCRRPCTNATVLSTSGFVFCYRCVYVYIKANRHCPVTGYPTELQHLIKIYSPES